In the Streptomyces formicae genome, one interval contains:
- a CDS encoding phosphocholine-specific phospholipase C: protein MPELNRRRFMQLAGGTATFAMLNQSIARAASLPARRATGTIKDVEHVVVLMQENRSFDHYFGTMKGVRGFGDPRPVTLPSGKPVWNQSGGGKEVLPFHPDAEDLGMQFIAGLDHDWAGGHSAFAGGAYDNWINAKSERTMAYLKRDDIPFHYALADAFTVCDDYHCSFMGATDPNRYYMLTGHVGNDGKGGGPVLGNQEAGYDWTTYAERLEQAGVSWKVYQDIGDGLDAAGHWGWIDDAYRGNYGDNSLLYFNKYRGAKPGDPLFEKARTGTNAKAGDGYFDLLKADVKADKLPQVSYIAAPEAFCEHPNWPVNYGAWYISQVLDALTSNPEVWAKTALFITYDENDGYFDHVVPPYVPKDANQGKSTVDTTLDYFPGSAGYAAGHYGLGQRVPMVVVSPWSTGGYVNSEVFDHTSIIRFMENRFGVKEPNISPWRRAICGDLTSAFDFSGKDTDPADLPDTAAYEPPDHQRHPDYLPKAPANPALPKQERGSRPARPLPYAPLVDGAADPAAGKFTLTFGGGAAAGVCFHVRSANRTDGPWTYTTEAGKTVADTWNSAYSKDAYDLSVFGPNGFLRTFKGPGKKAGPEVIARHDKKTGNLKLTLKNAGTADVNLTVTNAYGGAGQTFKVRAGASVDHTVDLRASKRWYDVTVKSDADTGFLRRLAGHVETGRAGVSDPAIITG, encoded by the coding sequence ATGCCTGAACTCAATCGGCGCCGCTTCATGCAGCTGGCCGGCGGCACCGCGACGTTCGCCATGCTCAACCAGAGCATCGCCCGCGCCGCGTCCCTGCCCGCCCGGCGCGCCACCGGCACCATCAAGGACGTCGAGCACGTCGTGGTGCTCATGCAGGAGAACCGGTCCTTCGACCACTACTTCGGCACGATGAAGGGCGTACGCGGCTTCGGCGACCCGCGCCCGGTGACCCTGCCCAGCGGCAAGCCGGTCTGGAACCAGAGCGGCGGCGGCAAGGAGGTGCTGCCCTTCCACCCGGACGCCGAGGACCTGGGCATGCAGTTCATCGCGGGCCTCGACCACGACTGGGCGGGCGGCCACAGCGCCTTCGCCGGCGGCGCGTACGACAACTGGATCAACGCGAAGTCCGAGCGGACCATGGCGTACCTGAAGCGGGACGACATCCCCTTCCACTACGCGCTCGCCGACGCGTTCACCGTCTGCGACGACTACCACTGCTCGTTCATGGGGGCCACCGACCCCAACCGCTACTACATGCTCACGGGCCACGTCGGCAACGACGGCAAGGGCGGCGGTCCCGTCCTCGGCAACCAGGAGGCGGGCTACGACTGGACGACGTACGCCGAGCGCCTGGAGCAGGCGGGCGTCTCCTGGAAGGTCTACCAGGACATCGGCGACGGCCTGGACGCGGCCGGGCACTGGGGCTGGATCGACGACGCCTACCGGGGCAACTACGGCGACAACTCCCTGCTCTACTTCAACAAGTACCGGGGCGCCAAGCCCGGCGACCCGCTCTTCGAGAAGGCCCGCACCGGCACCAACGCCAAGGCGGGCGACGGCTACTTCGACCTGCTCAAGGCCGACGTGAAGGCCGACAAGCTCCCGCAGGTCTCCTACATCGCCGCCCCCGAGGCGTTCTGCGAGCACCCCAACTGGCCGGTGAACTACGGCGCCTGGTACATCTCCCAGGTCCTCGACGCGCTCACCTCCAACCCCGAGGTGTGGGCCAAGACGGCGCTGTTCATCACCTACGACGAGAACGACGGCTACTTCGACCACGTCGTGCCGCCGTACGTCCCCAAGGACGCCAACCAGGGCAAGTCCACCGTCGACACGACGCTGGACTACTTCCCCGGCAGCGCGGGCTACGCGGCCGGGCACTACGGCCTCGGCCAGCGCGTCCCGATGGTCGTCGTCTCGCCGTGGAGCACCGGCGGTTACGTGAACTCCGAGGTCTTCGACCACACGTCGATCATCCGGTTCATGGAGAACCGTTTCGGCGTCAAGGAGCCCAACATCTCGCCGTGGCGCCGCGCGATCTGCGGCGACCTCACCTCCGCCTTCGACTTCAGCGGCAAGGACACCGACCCGGCGGACCTCCCGGACACCGCGGCCTACGAGCCGCCGGACCACCAGCGCCACCCCGACTACCTGCCCAAGGCGCCCGCCAACCCGGCGCTGCCCAAGCAGGAGCGCGGCTCGCGGCCCGCCCGCCCGCTGCCCTACGCCCCGCTCGTGGACGGCGCGGCCGACCCGGCGGCGGGCAAGTTCACGCTCACCTTCGGCGGCGGCGCGGCCGCCGGTGTCTGCTTCCACGTCCGCTCGGCCAACCGCACCGACGGCCCCTGGACGTACACCACGGAGGCGGGCAAGACCGTCGCCGACACCTGGAACTCGGCGTACTCCAAGGACGCGTACGACCTCTCCGTCTTCGGCCCGAACGGCTTCCTGCGCACCTTCAAGGGACCCGGCAAGAAGGCGGGCCCCGAGGTGATCGCCCGGCACGACAAGAAGACCGGCAACCTCAAGCTCACCCTGAAGAACGCGGGCACCGCCGACGTGAACCTCACGGTGACCAACGCCTACGGCGGCGCGGGCCAGACGTTCAAGGTCAGGGCGGGCGCCTCCGTGGACCACACCGTCGACCTGCGGGCGAGCAAGCGCTGGTACGACGTCACCGTGAAGTCCGACGCGGACACCGGCTTCCTGCGGCGCCTCGCGGGCCACGTGGAGACCGGCAGGGCGGGCGTCAGCGACCCGGCGATCATCACGGGCTGA